One genomic window of bacterium includes the following:
- a CDS encoding Glu/Leu/Phe/Val dehydrogenase, whose product MAVETRAPAFQTAQRRFDAAADVIGLSDGARRGLRDVKRELTVHFPVRMDDGSVRVFTGWRVQHNISRGPAKGGIRYHPDVNLDLVKALAMLMTWKCAAVGIPYGGSKGAVACDPSKMSSSELEHLTRRFATEIAILIGPEKDIPAPDMGTNPQVMAWIMDTISMHSGHSVTASVTGKPVDVGGSEGRVDAPGRGATYLTLEGLKYLHVDDETPTVAVQGYGQVGGSAARLLAEAGLKVVAVSDSRGGVYNPKGLDLAALEEHRQVRGGVSGFKKADNLTNAELIELPVTVLVPAAVQDQITEENASRVRARLITEGANAAVAPGADPILHDRGIFVVPDIIANSGGVIVSYFEWVQDLQAFFWEEEEINTKLHHVITRAFYEILHTSVNKHIDMRLAAYALAVQRVANATTVRGIYP is encoded by the coding sequence ATGGCGGTCGAAACTCGCGCTCCGGCCTTCCAGACCGCCCAGCGGCGCTTTGACGCCGCTGCCGACGTGATCGGTCTTTCCGACGGCGCGCGCCGCGGCCTGCGCGATGTCAAGCGTGAGCTCACGGTGCATTTCCCGGTGCGCATGGACGACGGCTCGGTCCGCGTGTTCACGGGCTGGCGCGTGCAGCACAACATCAGCCGCGGGCCGGCGAAGGGAGGCATCCGCTACCACCCCGACGTCAACCTGGACCTGGTCAAAGCGCTGGCCATGCTCATGACGTGGAAGTGCGCCGCCGTCGGCATCCCTTACGGCGGTTCGAAGGGCGCGGTCGCCTGCGACCCCAGCAAGATGTCGTCGAGCGAGCTCGAGCACCTGACCCGGCGATTCGCGACCGAGATCGCGATCCTGATCGGCCCGGAAAAGGACATCCCCGCGCCGGACATGGGCACCAACCCCCAGGTGATGGCTTGGATCATGGACACCATCTCCATGCACTCCGGACACTCGGTGACCGCATCGGTCACCGGCAAGCCGGTCGACGTGGGCGGGTCGGAGGGACGTGTCGACGCCCCCGGACGCGGCGCCACCTACCTCACGCTCGAGGGCCTGAAGTACCTTCACGTCGACGATGAAACGCCGACGGTGGCCGTGCAGGGCTACGGCCAGGTGGGCGGATCGGCGGCCCGCCTGCTGGCGGAGGCCGGGCTCAAGGTGGTGGCCGTGAGCGACTCCAGAGGTGGCGTGTACAACCCGAAAGGCCTTGATCTGGCCGCCCTGGAAGAGCACCGGCAGGTTCGCGGCGGGGTGAGCGGTTTCAAGAAGGCCGACAACCTCACCAACGCCGAGCTCATCGAGCTGCCGGTCACCGTGCTGGTGCCGGCGGCGGTCCAGGATCAGATCACCGAGGAAAACGCCAGCCGCGTTCGCGCCCGCCTGATCACCGAAGGCGCCAACGCCGCGGTCGCGCCCGGGGCCGACCCCATCCTTCACGACCGCGGGATTTTCGTCGTCCCGGACATCATCGCGAACTCGGGCGGCGTGATCGTCTCCTACTTCGAGTGGGTCCAGGATCTCCAGGCTTTCTTCTGGGAGGAGGAGGAGATCAACACCAAGCTCCACCACGTCATCACGCGCGCCTTCTACGAGATCCTCCACACCTCGGTCAACAAGCACATCGACATGCGGCTCGCGGCCTACGCCCTGGCCGTGCAGCGGGTGGCCAACGCGACGACTGTCAGGGGCATCTATCCATAA
- a CDS encoding DUF4332 domain-containing protein gives MYRTLEYLRGIADDDVRRLRARGVQHTNQLLHRTSLAIDRERLSRRTGISTDRLLEFAHQCTLLEISGMERFLPIVRRLGINSMRDLRAQDATQLHAKITDAVGLAGAPRISDVQYWISQATALDIVEQPDEKAPLRLTT, from the coding sequence ATGTATCGAACACTCGAGTACCTGCGAGGGATTGCTGATGACGACGTCCGCCGTCTGCGGGCGCGCGGCGTCCAGCACACCAACCAGCTCCTGCACCGCACATCACTCGCCATCGACCGTGAGCGCCTGTCCAGGAGGACCGGGATCAGCACCGACCGGTTGCTGGAGTTCGCCCACCAATGCACGCTGCTCGAGATCTCCGGGATGGAGCGGTTTCTGCCGATCGTCCGCCGCCTCGGAATCAATTCGATGCGAGACCTGCGCGCCCAGGACGCGACTCAGCTGCATGCCAAGATCACAGACGCGGTCGGCCTCGCGGGCGCACCGCGCATCTCCGACGTGCAGTACTGGATCAGCCAGGCGACCGCACTGGACATCGTCGAGCAACCGGATGAAAAGGCCCCGCTCCGGCTGACGACCTAG
- a CDS encoding DUF881 domain-containing protein, producing the protein MSRQQLASAVVVAAVALATGFLVAGQVKAQLLTPSNQVARYQALVRSVQDLEATNAGSRRKIAALRTQIDVLESDAAQRSAATQALQNQVSDLRAHAGLTSMHGPGIEVDLGNGVPAPDQSGQTRYLVNFQDVQDVVNLLFAQGAEGIAVNGRRITPLTAFSGSEGQVVIDQGPPLSSPIKVIAVGDRNRMQAALDAPSALPDIRARQVQFQLRVTYSGSPDLSLPAYDSSLQISHVSPF; encoded by the coding sequence ATGTCGCGTCAACAGCTGGCCAGCGCCGTCGTGGTGGCGGCGGTCGCCCTAGCGACCGGGTTCCTGGTCGCCGGCCAGGTCAAGGCCCAGCTACTGACGCCCTCCAACCAGGTCGCCCGCTACCAGGCTCTCGTGCGCAGCGTGCAGGACCTGGAAGCGACCAATGCCGGGTCGCGCCGCAAGATCGCCGCCCTGCGCACGCAGATCGACGTGCTGGAATCGGACGCCGCCCAGCGCTCCGCCGCCACCCAGGCCCTTCAGAACCAGGTCTCGGACCTGCGCGCTCACGCCGGGCTCACCTCGATGCACGGACCGGGAATCGAGGTCGACCTAGGCAACGGCGTGCCGGCGCCCGACCAGAGCGGGCAGACCCGCTACCTGGTCAATTTCCAGGACGTCCAGGACGTGGTCAACCTGCTGTTCGCGCAGGGCGCCGAGGGCATTGCCGTCAATGGGCGGCGGATCACCCCGCTGACCGCGTTTTCAGGATCCGAAGGCCAGGTCGTCATCGACCAGGGGCCGCCCCTGTCCTCGCCGATCAAGGTCATCGCCGTCGGCGACCGCAACCGGATGCAGGCGGCGCTCGACGCCCCGTCGGCGCTCCCGGACATACGCGCGCGGCAGGTGCAATTCCAGCTTCGAGTCACCTATTCCGGCAGCCCCGACCTGTCGCTCCCGGCGTACGACTCGAGCTTGCAGATCTCACATGTCAGCCCGTTCTAG
- a CDS encoding acyltransferase family protein, giving the protein MSASPQAKERRRNSQKAAIVPNGRLPRLPRPVRRLRRQAPLYALQGLGELSLRLRRLTGRDVIDLNRVMEFVQFAYRQRELAKRGPNYEVDDFGFDAEWTESFLSVFMVMYRDYWRVETTGVEHVPATGRALLVANHAGVLPWDGTMIKTAVFAEHPQPRHVRALVASLFMGMPVLSWFLRRTGQTVGHPDDTRRLLERDELVLVFPEGVKGTGKRFKDRYRLRRFGRGGFVATAIRAGAPIIPVSVVGSEEIYPMIADLAPVARFFGLPYFPVTPFWPWLGPLGMIPLPSKWRIQFHAPIHVEANPPEAADDQSLVMGLADEVRETIQRGIYDNLKKRRGVFV; this is encoded by the coding sequence ATGAGCGCGTCTCCGCAGGCGAAGGAGCGGAGGCGCAACAGCCAGAAGGCGGCGATCGTGCCGAACGGCAGGCTGCCGCGGCTGCCCAGGCCGGTGCGCCGGCTGCGGCGCCAGGCTCCGCTCTACGCCCTCCAGGGACTGGGCGAACTCTCGCTTCGCCTGCGCCGGCTGACCGGAAGGGATGTCATCGACCTCAACCGGGTCATGGAGTTCGTCCAGTTCGCGTACAGGCAGCGCGAGCTCGCGAAGCGCGGCCCGAACTATGAGGTCGACGATTTCGGATTCGATGCCGAGTGGACCGAGTCGTTCCTGTCGGTGTTCATGGTCATGTACCGCGACTACTGGCGGGTCGAGACGACCGGCGTCGAGCACGTGCCGGCCACCGGCCGCGCCCTCCTGGTTGCCAACCACGCAGGCGTGCTGCCGTGGGACGGAACGATGATCAAGACCGCGGTTTTCGCCGAGCACCCGCAGCCGCGCCACGTGCGCGCCCTCGTCGCCAGCCTCTTCATGGGCATGCCGGTTCTGAGCTGGTTCCTGCGCCGCACGGGGCAGACGGTGGGGCACCCTGACGACACACGCCGCCTGCTCGAGCGCGACGAGCTGGTCCTCGTCTTCCCCGAAGGGGTCAAGGGCACCGGCAAGCGATTCAAGGACCGCTACCGCCTGCGGCGCTTCGGCCGTGGGGGTTTCGTGGCGACGGCGATCCGAGCCGGGGCGCCGATCATCCCCGTCTCGGTCGTCGGCTCCGAGGAGATCTACCCGATGATCGCCGATCTCGCGCCGGTCGCCAGGTTCTTCGGCCTGCCCTACTTCCCGGTGACGCCGTTCTGGCCGTGGCTCGGTCCGCTGGGCATGATCCCCCTGCCCAGCAAGTGGCGCATCCAGTTCCACGCCCCGATCCATGTCGAGGCGAATCCGCCGGAAGCGGCGGACGACCAGAGCCTGGTGATGGGGCTCGCGGATGAGGTGCGCGAAACCATCCAGCGGGGCATCTACGACAACTTGAAAAAACGCCGGGGCGTCTTCGTCTGA
- a CDS encoding NAD-dependent epimerase/dehydratase family protein produces the protein MSGASIHNRGVIPAGPNRVLITGVSNPLGAEVARRLAPQVPHLFGCDLADPVSALEAMDFVHADTRQSVIGKLVRRLHIDTVVHLAVMVDSPHHERAVHETDVIGTMNVLVGCAGPSSPVQRLIVKSSQAVYGAGPTDPSFFAEEMNIGERRGSSVTRDLIELEQLVGEFALRNEACRVTVLRLGFRVSEDTTLARYLSLPIVPTFAGFDPRLQLLHEDDAAEAVVRAVMGDHAGVFNVAADGVVLLSQAIAIMGGRPAPVLLPVGRWLMRLGLRAATHVDLPGHLADVIAFGSVADTSRLAAEFGWKPGHSSRAVMDGLARGKDTEVIGAPSPPQEYELQRYLQRRRRHERNGHRGGSAVVAHR, from the coding sequence CTGTCAGGGGCATCTATCCATAATCGGGGAGTGATCCCCGCAGGGCCCAACCGCGTCCTGATCACCGGCGTATCCAATCCCCTCGGCGCTGAGGTCGCGCGCCGCCTCGCCCCGCAGGTCCCGCATCTGTTCGGCTGCGACCTGGCCGACCCGGTCAGCGCGCTCGAGGCGATGGACTTCGTGCATGCGGATACGCGGCAGTCGGTGATCGGTAAGCTGGTGCGCCGGCTCCACATCGACACCGTCGTGCACCTGGCCGTGATGGTCGACTCCCCACACCACGAGCGGGCCGTCCACGAGACGGACGTGATCGGAACCATGAACGTGCTGGTCGGATGCGCCGGTCCCTCGAGCCCGGTCCAGCGGCTGATCGTGAAATCGAGCCAGGCGGTTTACGGCGCGGGGCCGACCGACCCGTCCTTTTTTGCCGAAGAGATGAACATCGGCGAGCGGCGGGGCTCCTCGGTGACGCGCGACCTGATCGAATTGGAGCAGCTCGTCGGCGAGTTCGCCCTCCGCAACGAGGCCTGCCGGGTGACCGTCCTTCGTCTGGGATTCCGCGTGAGCGAGGACACCACGCTTGCCCGGTACCTGTCACTGCCGATCGTGCCGACCTTCGCCGGCTTCGATCCGCGCCTGCAGCTGCTGCACGAAGACGATGCGGCCGAGGCGGTCGTCCGAGCGGTGATGGGCGACCACGCGGGTGTTTTCAACGTCGCCGCGGACGGCGTCGTCCTGCTGAGCCAGGCGATCGCCATCATGGGCGGCCGGCCGGCACCCGTGCTGCTTCCGGTCGGGCGTTGGCTGATGCGGCTCGGGCTGCGCGCGGCGACCCACGTGGACCTGCCGGGCCACCTGGCGGACGTCATCGCGTTCGGCTCGGTGGCCGACACCTCGCGGCTGGCAGCCGAGTTCGGCTGGAAGCCCGGCCACAGCTCGCGGGCGGTCATGGACGGCCTGGCCCGAGGCAAGGACACCGAGGTGATCGGGGCCCCGTCGCCGCCGCAGGAATACGAGCTTCAGCGCTACCTGCAGCGCCGCCGCCGCCATGAGCGCAACGGCCACCGGGGCGGCTCCGCCGTGGTCGCGCATCGATGA